From Litoribacterium kuwaitense:
GCTACTCGTTACGACAAGTTGGCCACGTCCTTCCTAGCATTTGTATACGTAGCTGCAATTTTCAAATTGACACAGTGACGAGTTTTCAGACACGACCTAATTGTTTGCCATACCATTTGCATTTATACTCTAACATTGCTCTGAATTGTGACCATGATACTTCGCTGATCGCTTTAGCTAACTTGTGGTTTTTGATGATTTCAGTCGAGATTTTTTGCAAATAATCTGTTCTTGCATTCGCTATTTTTTCGTGAATCCGCGCTACTTTACGTTTTTGCTTTTGATAGTTCTTTGCTTCATCTAATTTACATTTTCGTTTTAATGCTAATTTCTGTCGTCTAGACAGAATACGTTGTTCTTTTGCTAGTTTTTCTTCTAATGTGCGAAACCATTGAGGGTTGCCAAATATGACCAACGTCAATACCGACAGAAGAACCTGTTTTTTCTAATGAATGATTAATGAAGTCGCCAATGACAGTAAGCTTGTCTTCAAACCCACGCACGTCTCCGTAGCTTCTTTGCCCAATACACTTCATCACTAACAAGCGATTTCATATTTTTCGTAGGAGCTCAGATCGTAGAATTGAATGGAATTTGTTTGTCAAGCTAGTCAGATGTAAATTTAAAACGTCGATTTCCTGCACATACGGAAATCGACGTTTTTATTTAAGGTTAATCTGGTTGATGCTTTGGTAAACTCAGTGTAATGAATAGCGCGACGACGGCGACACAAGCAATCGCTAAAAACAAGTCCGAATAATGGCTAGCTTCAAAGGAATAAAGCGGGTTTAATGCACTTTCTGCTTCCCGACGAGCTGAGAGAAAGGCGCCGATTAAAGCCGAGCCGACACCTGTCCCGAGAAATAACGCACTTTGAAACAAACCCATCCCGACCCCAACTTGTTCCTTTGTTAAGGTTGATACGGCGAAGTTATTCGCAGGAGAGTTAATTAGCGCATACGCTAGCCCGGCGCCGAATACACCAACAGCCATCCATAGTGGAGAAGCTCCAGCAAACAATGACATGAAAAGCGTAGACACGACCATTGTGATTAAACCTGCACTTAATAGATATTTTGGTTTAATCCGGTCTGACCAATGACCGACGATAGGTGATAAAATCGCAACCGTAGCTCCACCTGGAAGGAGTAATAACCCTGCTTCTGCTGGTGCCAAATGATGAACTTCCACGACAAGCAGCGGGATAAAAACAAGGATCGGAAAATACGCGAACATTGCTAAGAAGATAATAAACACCGCACGAACATACATCCCGTTTTTTAATAAGACAGGTGGGATAAATGGACGTTGTGCTTTTGCTATCCGAATCGTCAAAACAATAAAAGCAAGCAGTGATACACTGAGGCTCGTGATCGTAGAAACTGAGAAAAATCCACTTGTTTCGGCTAAAGTTACACTATATAAAAATAAGCCGATGGCAAGCCCAAGAGAAACGCCGCCGATCATGTCAAATGAGCGATCTTCAGCATCTAATGGTTCGATTTTTTGCATGGAAATTTGCGCCCCGATTACAAGCAAAATGCCTATTGTAAAAGTGACCCAAAATAGTGACTGCCAGCCTAACCATTGCCCGACGATTCCGCCAAAAATGGGACCGAGCGCTGTCCCGATTCCAATACTTCCAGCAATAATGCCTAAAACAGCACCACGCTGTCCAGGGGGATATACTCGTGAAATGACGACAATCGAGACGACCGATATAGACGCCATTCCAGCCCCCATAATCATTCTTCCAGAAACCAATACAGCTAGGTTTGGTGCCAATGCACAAATCAAGCTGCCGATCGTTAAGATCAAGACACCGATTGTAAAGAGCTTTCTAGCTTCAACGAAATCAGAGATTCGTCCATAGAATGGAATGGCGATCGCCAAGACGAGCGCTACCCCGCTGACAACCCAACTAATTTGCGATTCAGAGCCGCCCACATCTCCACCAATCATACTGAGAACGGGAGTGACCATATCAACAGAGACACCGGATAGTAACACAGATGCAGCAAGCACGAAAATCAATAATTTATGATGTTGTATTTTCATATATATCCTCCTAAAAAATATGTGTATTTTTAGGAGGTTACATCAATTGTTTTTACCACTGCCTACACCTCTACTGATTTTTTAAGCAACAAAACACGACGTCCGTTCTAATTCAAATACCTTAGTATGAATCGTATCATATGGCAAGATGTCAATAAAGCTTCGTTGGATTTTCGTTTTGTTATTTTTAAAGGTTTATTCTATCTGCGATATCGTTAAACGAGGTATAATGAAATAAAATATCATTCTCATATATTTTTGATAAAACTGATTTTCGGACAAGAGCTATAAGTTATTATCTGAAGTATAAGAATTATTGAAAGGAGCTGTTCTCATGCATGAAGAAGCTATTCAATATTTTTCGGAATTGCTCGGAGAACAACACGTCCGTTTTTCTGAGGCAGATCGTCTCGTTTATTCATACGACGGCACCCCGGGTTTTCAAGCAATGCCTGATTGCATCGTGTCTCCGGAAACGACAGCAGAGGTTGCTGCGATCGTTCGCTATTGTCAGAAACACCGCATTCCTATCGTCCCTCGCGGCTCAGGCACGAACTTGAGTGCCGGGACGTGCCCAACACGAGGTGGCGTCGTCCTTTTGTTTACGCGCATGAAGCAAATTCTTGAGCTTGATCCGGAAAATCTAACGATGACGGTTCAGCCAGGAGTCATTACGAAAGAGATTCATCAGGCAGCAGAACACATAGGTCTATTTTATCCGCCTGATCCGTCATCGCAGTCTATTTCAACGATCGGAGGCAATATTAATGAAAATTCTGGCGGATTGAGGGGACTCAAGTATGGCGTCACAAAAGATTATGTCCTAGGTTTGGAAGTTGTCCTTGCGAATGGTAACGTCATTCGGACAGGGGGGAAACTGGCGAAAGATGTTGCCGGCTATGACTTAACCAAATTGTTAGTCGGATCAGAAGGCACTTTAGGTATTGTGACCGAGGCGACATTAAAATTATTGCCTGTCCCTGAAACGAAGAAAACGATATTGGCTTCATTTACCTCTATTGAGGCGGCGGGACGAGTTGTTTCACAGATTATTGCAAATAAAATCATACCAGCGACGCTCGAATTTATGGATCAAGGGACGATGAAAGCTGTTGAAGCGTACACGCATGTAGGACTCCCAACAGAAGCTGAGGCGGTGTTATTGATTGAACAAGATGGTGCCGAAGCCGTCGTTTTAAGAGATATCGAACAGATGATAGCCATTTGCCGTGCGGCTGAAGCCGTGAATATATCTGTTGCGACAACGGAAGCCGAAGCGGAACAGCTGCGCGCGGCTCGGCGCAGTGCCTTATCAGCGCTAGCCCGTTTGCGTCCGACGACCATTTTAGAAGATGCCACTGTTCCGCGAGCACGCGTGGCTGAAATGGTCAATGCGATTTCCGAGATTGCTAAACAGCACAGCGTGGCGATTTGTACTTTTGGGCATGCAGGCGACGGAAATTTACATCCGACGTGCGTAACCGATGCTCGAGATGCAGCGGAGATGGGGCGTGTAGAGCAGGCGTTTGAAGATATTTTTGCCAAGGCGATTGATCTTGGTGGGACGATTACCGGCGAACACGGCGTCGGTGAAATGAAGTCACCCTATTTAGCTTGGAAAGTAGGTGACGCAGGGGTACAGGTGATGAAGTCGTTAAAGCATAGCTTTGATCCGCAAAACATCATGAATCCCGGAAAAATGTTTGCGAAAGAAGAGCGTAAAAGGGTGGTATTGTCATGAAACACGCAGCGGACATCCAACAAGCATTTAACAGACGGTTGGATGAAGGAGAACTGATGAACTGCATGCGATGCGGGTTTTGTTTACCGGCTTGTCCAACGTATTTACAAACGGGTGGAGATGAATTGCATTCTCCTCGAGGACGAATTGCCTTAATGAAGGCTGTTCATGATGGGCAAATGATGCCGACGGAGGAAATGAAAGAATCGCTCAACGTCTGCTTAGGCTGTCGGGCGTGTGAGCCAGCCTGCCCAGCCGGTGTCACGTATGGTCATTTGCTTGAAGAATCGAGAGCCATTTTTGCCGAGTATGAAGCGAAAGGACCGCTCAAGAAAATGGTTTTTAAAGAGTTATTTCCGAAAAAGAAACGGATGGAGCAAACCGTAGGGGCGTTACGGCTCTATCAGAAATCGGGCCTCCAACAGTTGACACGTCAGCTAGGTTTTCTCTCCCTTTTTCCTGCTGGGATGAAGGAGATGGAAAAAACGCTTCCGGACGTGTTGCCGAAAACGGAACGACAGCATGCGGAGGTATACCGGGCTGTCGGGGAAACGCAAGCCAAAGTCGCTTTTTTCGCAGGCTGCTTGATGGATACGCTCTTCCATGCAACGAACAAGCATACGATTCATCTGTTACAGCTTGCAGGCTGTGAGGTGACGGTGCCAAAGCAACAAGGGTGCTGTGGTGCGCTCCACGGTCATGCAGGAGAAAAAACAGAAGCGATCGCTATGGCAAAGCGGAACATCGCAGCGTTTGAACAGTCGGAAGCGGATTATATCGTAGGAAATGCTGGCGGCTGTGGTGCATTTCTTGAAGAGTATGATACGTTGCTTGCCCAGGAAGGAGAAGATTGGCGACGAAGGGCACAGACGTTTACCGGCAAAATGCACGATTTTTCGAGCATCCTGACTTTGCACGACTTTACGGAAAAGGTGCCCCTTCAAGGCACAGGTGAGCGGATCACCTTTCAAGATTCCTGCCATCTGCGCAACGGTCAGCGTGTGTTTAAAGAGCCAAGGTTTCTTCTCCAGTCAATTGCGCACACAGAATATGTTGAGATGCAAGGAGCGGACACATGCTGTGGTTCTGCAGGCATTTATAACATCGTTCAGCCAGATATGGCGGCGTCTATTCTCGCTGATAAAATGGTGCATGCGAATGAGACGAAAGCAGCAATCATCGTCACTGCGAACCCTGGCTGTCTGTTACAAATGAAGGCTGGCATTGAGCAGCATGGTGAGGATGAGAACGTCGAAGCGCTCCATCTAGCAGACTTCTTGTGGGAGTGTATTGCTAAGGATGTGCGCGAGCAGGTACAGCTGCTTGCATAAAAGTTGACCGCTGTCTCACCATGTCCGAGTAACAACATAAGGGCTGAGCGTACGTTATACCGTGTATGTTGCAGCCCTCGTATTATTTTTCAATCGTTCGCTTCGCTTTTTTAATGATGCGCGCGGTTGCTTTTGTTTTCGACTCTTTATCCCATCGTTCACACAGGTGCAGCACCCATTCAGGCTGTGTCTTACTCGCATCGTTCAGCCAATTCCCTACAGAATCTTGTACATAAGTTGAAGGGTCTGATTTGAGGTGCTCGAGAATAGGGGCAGCTTTCTCTGGCTGTTGTTTTAACAGGTCAATATGTTTTGTCCATACGCCGCGGGGACGAATCACTTCACTTGAAAATCTACGAATATTTTCATCATCGCTTTGCGCCCATTTGGTTAACAGTGCAATGCTCCGGTCCATTTCATCAGCAAGATTTTGCCGAACGGACATCCAAGCAATTTCTCGTACACCGAAATGATGGTCTGCTGCAAATGGGTAGATGTACGCTAGTTTTTCTTCTAATGAATGATGTTGCAACTGATGTAAAAAGGCAGCCCAGCAACGAACGCTGTCTGAAGTATGCTTGGAGCAAAAGGCAAGCAATGCTTCCTGTTTATGTAAACTTTGATCTTTCATGATTTGATGAAGCTGCTGTCCGATAAGACGAATCGCTTTTAGACCTGTTTCGGCTTTCTGAGCAGTCAATTCAGAGGACATGGCTGCAAGCTCTTCAGCGGTCACTTGAGTTGGAAGGACGTGTTTTAATAAAGTTGGGTGGTGAACCGCTTGCCATTCAACAAGATTGACGCTTTCTATTTTTCCTTCATTAAGCAATACGAGCACATTTTGCGCGAGCTCACTCCCTTTTCGAGCGCCCTTTCGAGTTAAGATCGTTTGGCTGATGTCAGTCACGAACGCTTCCCCCTTTTACGAAGCCTATATGAAGAAAAATCTCTGCTAATATTATATCATTAAACAGTCTGTACTACATTCGAGCGGTTTTCCCTTGTTGATATGAATGAAGCTGTGTCGTAGTGCTGACTTGATTTTAACATTGACACGGCTTTGACACAAAATTGTGATCTTCGTTTAGATTGAATTTGAGTGAACAAGGGAAAACTATTTTAGAATATTGCATTAAAAAGAGGAGTGAATATCCCATGAAAGCGGTCGTAATTGAGCAGTACGGTGGCAAAGAACAATTAGTTGAACGTGACATAGAAAAGCCAGTTCCAGGTAAAGGCCAAGTATTAGTAGAAGTTAAGGCAACATCAGTCAATCCAATCGATTGGAAGGTTCGCGAAGGTTATTTACAATCGATGATGGACTGGGAATTTCCCATAATTTTAGGGTGGGATGTCGCTGGATTTGTTAAAGAGGTAGGCGAAGGCGTAGACGAATGGAAGCCTGGGGATGAGGTGTTTGCAAGACCTCAGACAACACGCTTCGGGACGTATGCAGAATTTACAGTTGTCGATGCTCATCTTTTGGCGCAATTACCTCAACATGTGAGTATGACAGAAGCTGCTGCCGTACCACTTGCTGGGTTAACAGCATGGCAAGGTATGTTTGATCATGCCGCCCTTAAAGAAGGCGAAAAGATTCTTATTCATGCAGGTGCAGGTGGTGTTGGTCATTTGGCAATTCAGCTGGCAAAGGCAAAGGGTGCTTACGTCATCACGACATGCAGTGCAAAAAACGCCTCATTTGTCCGTGAACTCGGGGCTGATGAAGTGATAGACTACAAAACTACCGATTTTTCAGAAGTGGTGAACGACGTGGACGTCGTGTTTGATACTGTTGGTGGCGAAGTCATGAATAAAAGCTTTCAAGTGTTGAAAAAAGGGAGCGGTCGTCTCATCTCAATTACGGGACAACCGGATGCTGATGAGGCTAAAAACGCCGGAATTTCTGCAAGTGGGTTTTGGTTACAACCAAATGGAGAACAGCTCAAGGAACTAGGAAAATTTTTAGAGAATGGGACGCTTCGTCCGTTGATTGCAGAAACCTTTGAGTTATCAAGTGAAGGAGTGCAAAAAGCACACGCTTTAAGTGAAACGGGGCACGCTCGCGGAAAAATTATAATTGCTATGCAGGGATAATAAGTATTCATGCCATTATGTTTTACAGCTCTAAATCTTTTAATAAGATCAATCACGATAAAAATGACCAGCCTAAGTGTTTTATGGCTGGCTTTTTATCGTTTTTCCTCATTTTGTTACAAAGAAATTTTAGAGGGTTTGCAACCAAATACAATTTAGATTCGTATATACTATAGTAGAAACGATGATAGATGGGCTTTTGTGGCTTCTGTGGAGTGGAAAGGGGATTTACTTAATCATGCAACGGTACCGGCTGATGAAATTGATTTCGGGGATTTATGAGGCTCTTCTTGGAATCCCGATTCTTGGTGGTTTGATCGTCGTAGGCTTTCTTTACACGCCTTTATTTGTCGGCTTAATCCTTCATGTTATTACACTTGCGATTGCACGAAAAGAAGGCGGTCCTACAGCAGGCAGTTTGTTTGGGATTGTAACGTCATGTATCGCCTGGATTCCGTTTGTCGGCATGATTATGCATATCATCAGTGCCTTTGTACTGATCTTTGAAGGCGTAAAAGAAAAACCGATGAAGACATATAGCTCTTTTGAACGGCAGCCATAATAGCGTAGTACTTTTAATCAATGAGCTAGACAAAACGATTGTATCTAAATGAAAAAAACAGCCTAGCAGTCGCAAAGGCTGTTTTTAGCATCTAGACATATTCTATGACACGATCTTATCGGGCAGAGGCTGCGAGTGATTTTGCTGCTGGAATTTGTTCAGCAGGCTGGGCAGCATCCTTTTGGCGTGACAGAAAGAAGAGAGACAGCCAGATGAGCATAAAACCGAGCAGTTGTGCAGGTGTAACCACTTGTTGGAAAACAAGCCAGTTAACGAGCAAGCCAGTCATTGGAAAGCTTAATTCAGCTAATGTCGCAACAGAAGCTTTCATTGTGCCAAGCCCTTTATAATAAAGAAGCATGCTGAACAGTCCTGGGATAAGCGCTGAAATCACGAGGTTGGTGACGATCATTGCCTGTGCAAACGAGTCTGCAGGCAACGCCCAAACTTCTCCTGAAAATGAAGCTAAAATGGCGAGAAGGGGAAGCGCTAATAGAAACCGCAACGATGTAACTGTTTCGTGGGAGAGGGTTGTCAAAAGAACACGTCCCATCACTGTGGAACCTCCCCAAAGGACAGCCGCCCCTAATGAAAATAAGCTACCGATATTTAACACGTCACGCCAATCAGACAGCGGCAGAGAAAAGCCGAACGTTAAAAAGTATGTTCCGATCAGGGCTACTGGAAAAAGAAATGAAAAGCGACGCGGCCATTTTTCTTTTAAGACGATCCTTGCCAGTAAAATAGCAAAGATGGGCTGCATTTTTTGTAGTAGCAAGACAGAATTGATATCACCATAAGTGAGACCGTTTGTAAATAGCAGCGATGCGAACGCCGAGCCTCCCCAAGCGATAAAAAGCAGCGCACCTAAGTGCTTCAAACTGAGACGGGACAGCTCTTTTCGATGCTTATACAAGATTGGTGCTGTCACAAGTGCCAAAATGATATGCTCGACAAGCACAATTTGTGTAGAAGTCATCGATTCCAACAGAAACATACGAAAGACGGGAGTAGCACCCCAAAAAGCAGCGCCGAGGACAATGAGCCAGAACATGTGATGACGTGTTTTTTCTTCCATCTTGGTGTCTTCAACCCTTTCGGTTGAATACGGCTTCTTCGAAAATCAAAACAGCTCTGCTTCACGGGGAAACAGAGCTGACCAAATAAACCTGTCGCTAGCAGCAACCTTAAAAAAGGATACACGACGAGCGTACACGTTTATTTTGATCTTCTCCCATCCGGACTTTTACCGTCGGCTCTGGAATTTCACCAGATCAGTCCAATGAAACATCGCTTCATTGGAGTCGCGGGCTGTCACCGCCGGTCAGGACTTTCACCTGCCCCGAAGATCCATATTCAAATGTGATTTAGTTTAAATTTGTAATACCATCATATGTGTGAATCTTTTATTTGTCCAGTGTTTTGCTTCAAATAGCGAAAACTGGAACTGCTGACATTTATCCTTTTAACCCGTTGACAGGCTGATCAAGTGGAAATGCGGTCGGCTTTTCGACTTTTGTCGTCATATGGTAATGCTTCTCGTTGTTTGAGGCTATATGGAACCCATGGATCGCTTCCAAGACGTGTAGTGCTAATTTACCTGTAGCTCGATGCTCGCGCTCATTTTGAATTGCATAAGCCATATCCAATACCCCTAGACCTCGGCTATTTTCAGTAAATCCATGAGTAAGCGGCACTTCGATAAAAGCTTTATGGTGTGATTTTTTTACATAGACAGGTCCGTCAAAGGTGTTTGGATCAGGAACAACCATAGAGCCGTCGGTACCGTGAATTTCAATATGAAATGGATGTTTACTCCCCTTAACATCAAAACTTGTTACAAGTGTTGCCACTGCACCATTTTCAAAGTCGAGCACACCAGCAATATGCGTTGGTGTTTCGACAGGAAACGTGCGGCCATAATCCGGTCCGTTCTTAACCATTCGTTCTTTGACAGGTGTAGCCGTAGACCCTGTAACCCGTTGAATAGACCCTATTAAGTGGATAAGTGCTGTTAAATAATAAGGCCCCATATCAAACATTGGTCCCGCGCCATACTGGTAGAGGAAGTCAGGCCCAGGGTGAAAAATTTCCGGTCCTTCATGCGTCATAAAAGCAGTAGCCGCAATCGGGGCGCCAATCCAACCATCATCAATAAGCTTTCGAGCCGTTTGAAGACCTCCGCCTAAAAAGGTGTCCGGGGCAGAGCCGAGGCGCAGTCCTTTTTCCTCAGCGAGTCGGATTAAGGATTTTGCGTCGTCTACCTCAATGGCCAAAGGCTTTTCACCGTAGGAGTGCTTCCCAGCTTCAAGCGCCTTTCGATGAATGTCTGCGTGGGCCGCTGGAATGGTTAAGTTGATGATAATTTCAACTTCTAAATCAGCAAGAATGTCGTCAACTGAGCATGCTTTTGGAACGTTATATCGCTTTGCCATTTCTTGAGCTTTCTCTAAGTCGAGGTCAGCGCAAGCGACAATGTTTAAGATGTCAAATTTTTGTCCAGCTTCAAAATAAATCGGACTAATGTTTCCGCAGCCAATAATACCTATGTTTACTTTTTTCATCTTGTGTATCACCTTTCTGGATTTAGGATGTTATTGTATTGTTTTTAAGATGTTGGACAATTTTTGCATGTGTGCGATCGAGCTTATAAAAGAATAAAACGAAAATTTGTAGAGCAGTAAAGACAATTGGGGCAGCAAACATGAGAAAACGAATCATCGATAGAGCACCTTCTGTTAAGGCCTCAGGGGTGTAGCCAGCAAAGTCAAGAGCATAAGCAACAAATGCTGAGCCTAAGGCGATGCCTAATTTAGTTGCAAAACTATAAGAGGCGTATAAAGTGCCTTCGGACCGTGTGCCGAATTTATATTCCTGATAGTCAACAGTGTCCGCCAGCATCGCAAGTGTTGCAGCATTGCCGATCCCTATCGCAGCGTTGGCTAAAAAGAAGAGACTTGCAAATAACAATTGTGGTGCACTTTCAAGAAAAATTAAGGAAATAAATAGTAAAAGCGCCATTGAGGTAGCGACAATGGTTCCGTTTCGGTTGCCAAGCTTTTTCAGCAATGAAGGAGCGAAAAAAGCACCAACGAAATATGCTGCATTTAACAGTCCAAGATAAAGGGGAGCCAATCCAGGACGTTCTAAAACGTAGGTAATGTAATAAATTAATACACCTGACATGGCACCCACACGGAGAAATAAGATTAAGGCATTTAATGAAACGATGCGCCAAGGGCCGTTTTTCATCAAGCTGGTCATAGACTTTTTGACATCAACTTCATGATCCGCTGTCTGATATTCAGCGTATCGTTCCTTACAGTGGCGGAATGTCATCATAAACAAACCGATCGCAATGAGTGAAAAGACCCCCATCGTGATAGGAAATCCTAACTGCTGATTGCCATTACCGAAAAAATCGACAAGCTCAAGGGTTAACACAGACACGAGAATAGCCCCTGTCGCCATCCCCATCATGCGAAAGCTGCTTAACTTAGCTTTTTCCTCAGAATCTCGCGTCATCATTGACATTAATGCACCATATGGTAAGTTAATGGCTGTGTAGATCATGCCGAGTAATGTGTAAGTGACATAAGCATAAATGAGCTTACCTGTATAAGAAAAATCAGGGGTAATAAATGTTAGTACACTAATGATCGCAAAAGGAATCGCCAAATAAAGAATATATGGTCGCGCTTTTCCATGTTTTGTGTTTGTTTTGTCAACAAGAATGCCCATGAGCGGGTCATTCACAGCATCCCATATTCTTGTTAACAGAAAGAGTGTACCAACAGCACCGGCAGCAAGACCGAAAATATCAGTGTAAAAAAAGAGTAAATAACTCGTTGTCATGCCCCAGACAAAGTTTGAAGCTAAGTCACCAAATCCGTAGCTTAACTTTTCTATAAAAGACAGTTTTTTCGACGGTTGTTTAAATGAGTTTTGTGAAACATTCATTGATTTCATCTCCTCTATGCTTAGCCTTATGAAAAGCAGTCAGTCTGAGGTGGAATACGGATGTGCTTTGCCTTTCAATGAAAATGTTTTTATTTATATGAAAAGTGGGTTCGCGAAGCTAAATGTTTAAAACTCTTTTCGACACTTTTGATTTGATTTAACGATGTTAAATCTTGTTCAACAAAAACATACTTTGCATAACCAAGAACTTTTGCTGTCTGTAAAATATCATCAATGTTCATTACACCATGACCGACTTCTGTAAAGTATTCTTGCTTGGAAAAAGGAATGAATGTCTCCATCGATACTGGCTCGTTTGTATCTAAGCGTTCAAAAGCATTGACTGGTGAAACACCGGCTGGTAAGTCTTTTTGATGAATGAGGTCACATCTTGAGTCCAACTTTTTTAAGTAGTGGATCGGGTCAACACCACCGCGTAAGGCCCAATACGTATCAAATTCAAACCGTACGA
This genomic window contains:
- a CDS encoding NADP-dependent oxidoreductase; translated protein: MKAVVIEQYGGKEQLVERDIEKPVPGKGQVLVEVKATSVNPIDWKVREGYLQSMMDWEFPIILGWDVAGFVKEVGEGVDEWKPGDEVFARPQTTRFGTYAEFTVVDAHLLAQLPQHVSMTEAAAVPLAGLTAWQGMFDHAALKEGEKILIHAGAGGVGHLAIQLAKAKGAYVITTCSAKNASFVRELGADEVIDYKTTDFSEVVNDVDVVFDTVGGEVMNKSFQVLKKGSGRLISITGQPDADEAKNAGISASGFWLQPNGEQLKELGKFLENGTLRPLIAETFELSSEGVQKAHALSETGHARGKIIIAMQG
- a CDS encoding DMT family transporter — protein: MEEKTRHHMFWLIVLGAAFWGATPVFRMFLLESMTSTQIVLVEHIILALVTAPILYKHRKELSRLSLKHLGALLFIAWGGSAFASLLFTNGLTYGDINSVLLLQKMQPIFAILLARIVLKEKWPRRFSFLFPVALIGTYFLTFGFSLPLSDWRDVLNIGSLFSLGAAVLWGGSTVMGRVLLTTLSHETVTSLRFLLALPLLAILASFSGEVWALPADSFAQAMIVTNLVISALIPGLFSMLLYYKGLGTMKASVATLAELSFPMTGLLVNWLVFQQVVTPAQLLGFMLIWLSLFFLSRQKDAAQPAEQIPAAKSLAASAR
- a CDS encoding DNA alkylation repair protein, with the protein product MTDISQTILTRKGARKGSELAQNVLVLLNEGKIESVNLVEWQAVHHPTLLKHVLPTQVTAEELAAMSSELTAQKAETGLKAIRLIGQQLHQIMKDQSLHKQEALLAFCSKHTSDSVRCWAAFLHQLQHHSLEEKLAYIYPFAADHHFGVREIAWMSVRQNLADEMDRSIALLTKWAQSDDENIRRFSSEVIRPRGVWTKHIDLLKQQPEKAAPILEHLKSDPSTYVQDSVGNWLNDASKTQPEWVLHLCERWDKESKTKATARIIKKAKRTIEK
- the glcD gene encoding glycolate oxidase subunit GlcD; translated protein: MHEEAIQYFSELLGEQHVRFSEADRLVYSYDGTPGFQAMPDCIVSPETTAEVAAIVRYCQKHRIPIVPRGSGTNLSAGTCPTRGGVVLLFTRMKQILELDPENLTMTVQPGVITKEIHQAAEHIGLFYPPDPSSQSISTIGGNINENSGGLRGLKYGVTKDYVLGLEVVLANGNVIRTGGKLAKDVAGYDLTKLLVGSEGTLGIVTEATLKLLPVPETKKTILASFTSIEAAGRVVSQIIANKIIPATLEFMDQGTMKAVEAYTHVGLPTEAEAVLLIEQDGAEAVVLRDIEQMIAICRAAEAVNISVATTEAEAEQLRAARRSALSALARLRPTTILEDATVPRARVAEMVNAISEIAKQHSVAICTFGHAGDGNLHPTCVTDARDAAEMGRVEQAFEDIFAKAIDLGGTITGEHGVGEMKSPYLAWKVGDAGVQVMKSLKHSFDPQNIMNPGKMFAKEERKRVVLS
- a CDS encoding MFS transporter; this encodes MKIQHHKLLIFVLAASVLLSGVSVDMVTPVLSMIGGDVGGSESQISWVVSGVALVLAIAIPFYGRISDFVEARKLFTIGVLILTIGSLICALAPNLAVLVSGRMIMGAGMASISVVSIVVISRVYPPGQRGAVLGIIAGSIGIGTALGPIFGGIVGQWLGWQSLFWVTFTIGILLVIGAQISMQKIEPLDAEDRSFDMIGGVSLGLAIGLFLYSVTLAETSGFFSVSTITSLSVSLLAFIVLTIRIAKAQRPFIPPVLLKNGMYVRAVFIIFLAMFAYFPILVFIPLLVVEVHHLAPAEAGLLLLPGGATVAILSPIVGHWSDRIKPKYLLSAGLITMVVSTLFMSLFAGASPLWMAVGVFGAGLAYALINSPANNFAVSTLTKEQVGVGMGLFQSALFLGTGVGSALIGAFLSARREAESALNPLYSFEASHYSDLFLAIACVAVVALFITLSLPKHQPD
- a CDS encoding glycoside-pentoside-hexuronide (GPH):cation symporter — translated: MNVSQNSFKQPSKKLSFIEKLSYGFGDLASNFVWGMTTSYLLFFYTDIFGLAAGAVGTLFLLTRIWDAVNDPLMGILVDKTNTKHGKARPYILYLAIPFAIISVLTFITPDFSYTGKLIYAYVTYTLLGMIYTAINLPYGALMSMMTRDSEEKAKLSSFRMMGMATGAILVSVLTLELVDFFGNGNQQLGFPITMGVFSLIAIGLFMMTFRHCKERYAEYQTADHEVDVKKSMTSLMKNGPWRIVSLNALILFLRVGAMSGVLIYYITYVLERPGLAPLYLGLLNAAYFVGAFFAPSLLKKLGNRNGTIVATSMALLLFISLIFLESAPQLLFASLFFLANAAIGIGNAATLAMLADTVDYQEYKFGTRSEGTLYASYSFATKLGIALGSAFVAYALDFAGYTPEALTEGALSMIRFLMFAAPIVFTALQIFVLFFYKLDRTHAKIVQHLKNNTITS
- a CDS encoding Gfo/Idh/MocA family protein, whose translation is MKKVNIGIIGCGNISPIYFEAGQKFDILNIVACADLDLEKAQEMAKRYNVPKACSVDDILADLEVEIIINLTIPAAHADIHRKALEAGKHSYGEKPLAIEVDDAKSLIRLAEEKGLRLGSAPDTFLGGGLQTARKLIDDGWIGAPIAATAFMTHEGPEIFHPGPDFLYQYGAGPMFDMGPYYLTALIHLIGSIQRVTGSTATPVKERMVKNGPDYGRTFPVETPTHIAGVLDFENGAVATLVTSFDVKGSKHPFHIEIHGTDGSMVVPDPNTFDGPVYVKKSHHKAFIEVPLTHGFTENSRGLGVLDMAYAIQNEREHRATGKLALHVLEAIHGFHIASNNEKHYHMTTKVEKPTAFPLDQPVNGLKG
- a CDS encoding (Fe-S)-binding protein, whose product is MKHAADIQQAFNRRLDEGELMNCMRCGFCLPACPTYLQTGGDELHSPRGRIALMKAVHDGQMMPTEEMKESLNVCLGCRACEPACPAGVTYGHLLEESRAIFAEYEAKGPLKKMVFKELFPKKKRMEQTVGALRLYQKSGLQQLTRQLGFLSLFPAGMKEMEKTLPDVLPKTERQHAEVYRAVGETQAKVAFFAGCLMDTLFHATNKHTIHLLQLAGCEVTVPKQQGCCGALHGHAGEKTEAIAMAKRNIAAFEQSEADYIVGNAGGCGAFLEEYDTLLAQEGEDWRRRAQTFTGKMHDFSSILTLHDFTEKVPLQGTGERITFQDSCHLRNGQRVFKEPRFLLQSIAHTEYVEMQGADTCCGSAGIYNIVQPDMAASILADKMVHANETKAAIIVTANPGCLLQMKAGIEQHGEDENVEALHLADFLWECIAKDVREQVQLLA